The window CATGTCGTAAGCGGGTGCTAGCATATAACCCATGTTAGGCTGATTGATTAGCGAGAAATTCTTCAAGTGCATATCGGCATTGCCGGTAAGAAACGAGAATAAAACCTGTTCAAAAAAGTTGACAACATCTAAACCTGGATTTGCGGAATACTTCAATATTGCTTTGGCTATCTGTTCGTATGAGCCATGATATTTATCCTCTGTTAAGCGTTCGGTTAGCTGACACATATCCTCCATGTGCAGCTTTGTCCTCTTCCTCCGATCAATCCGTTTAGTAATATAAGCCAAACTACCAGTTTGAAGACGTATTAAGCAGTGTGGCACGACCTTAATCTTGGCAATTGAGGCCAAATGCATAGTTAAATCCTCCACCTCCGGCAGCTGTGGATAATGCAGACTTGGAGGCTTCAAAATATAGTCACCCCATAAACCAACAATAGTAAATCGCTTAGGATCAACCCTGCTTTCACCGGAAGCAATCGTTAACGACAACTTTGGTTGCACTCCGGTAACCGTCATTTGGTTCCGAATAACTTGAGCAGCGAGCGATTCCATCTGAGCTTCGCTGTATGGAAGATGAGGTGGTGCTGGTTGATTGAAAATCTTCTTGCTACAGGTCGAATGGTAATCGACTTCAGCACCTATCAATGGTTGATAACAATACAGACATTTGCTCATTGCTCATCCTCCCCGTTTACTGGAAAAACGCTTACAGCTCCAATGCAATCATGACAACAGGTCATCAACAAGCCCATACGATCTCGAGAATTCAACTTCCAGCTTTTCTCTGCTATATCGAGCAACCACCCTTCAGGAATCAAACCATCGAAGAATGGAAATAACACATTACTTACAAACGGTGTATTTTTCAACGGTAAGGTAAGGCTTATCGCTTCAGCATTCGGTGATTTCATATAATCTGCATCATACGCAAAATGATATCCATCCTCATTTTGAGTAAGCCACCCTGCGGTCGTATGCCCTATTCTTACCTCAGCCTTTCTCATTCATTTAAATGTTTCGGGGAGAAGGTAATGCCCCAACCTGAAATCCAAAAAGTTGCAAAACCTGATTTACCTTATCCAACCGCAACGTTACTTTACCTTGCTCCAGTTCACGCACAAATCGAAGGCCAACCCCGGCTTTCTCGGCCAACTCTTGCTGTGTCAGTCCAGCTTGGCGTCGTTTCTCTTTTACAAATTCATTTATACACATACACTACACCCTTTCGGGTACAAATATAAGAAAAAAGCCATTACCACACCCGATCGGGTATGTTTTAGTAAAAATTAGGCATTACTATACCCGATCAGGTATAGTAATGCAAAAACTCCAACCATGCTACCACGGTTGGGGTTTTTAGTATTTAACTTTCAGCTACAAGTAGCTATTGATAGGCCCGTAAGCGTGATAGAATCCGGTAAGCATAACGGTGTTCACGTCCTGTTCGTTGTTGGCAACACCATTTGCAACGAGTTCCTTGCCAATCTCAACACAGCGTTGTAAGTAGTATTTAGCAAGCTGAGCACCAGTGGTATCAATTGTCCTAAGTTCGTTGAAGTAAGCAACAAGTAGAGCCTCCTTTTCAGGACTAAAGTTCACAACTTTCCAAGGTTGGTGAGTCGTAGGTAGGTCTCCAAGACGCTCGTCGCATCTGGTTTGAAACGACTCAATGGCAACATACTCCTTTAGGTTAGTATCCCAAATGCCTACCATCTTGCCCTTCTCATACTTAAAGATACCATCCTTTTGCGCACCGGACGATTGCTGTCCACCGCGAATGCCTTGTGCAATAAGCATGTCGAAGTAAGGGCTCCGAAGGTCTTCTTGAGGGAAGTAAGGCTGCATTACGCTGAGAATGTAGGAACACACGTCGATACCCACATAGTCGATAAGCTGGAAGATACCCATTGGACGAATAAGGAAATCCTGACCAATACGGTTGATGGTGTAGATGGCCTCAACCAAAGGCATCTCCTGTCCAAGTAAGAACGCTTCCGAAATGCCGTGAATGGCATCGCGCATGAAGTGACCGTTACCAATAAATCCGGCAAAGTCATTGGACGATACGCCAATCTTCTTCAGGTTCTTGATGAATATCGAAGAAAAATCAACTATCTCTTGAGGAGTTTGCTTGGAGCGAATAACCTCTACTAACTTTTGAATTGCTGGCGGATTGTAAAAGTGCACGCCAAGAATACGTCCACCAAGATTAGCATCTATATCCAACTTATTAATTGGAATAGAAGAGGTGTTGGTAAAGAACCAAGGCTTGTTGGAGCTATTCTCATCAATCTGTTTAAATATCTTCACCTTCAGAGCCGGATCTTCCTTAATAACCTCAAATATCAAAGTTGAATTGTAGGCAACTTCAAGATTGGTAGAGGGTTTAATAATGGCCAATACATCGGTAACATATTGATTAATAAAATCAGCATCCTCCGTTAAACCATTCTTTCCGGCGTAGGCTGCCTTGAGCGCTTCTACCTTCTTCTCTGCCGTTTTTTGCACTTGTACCCGAAGGTATTCCATAAGGCCATCCAACCCTTCCTGCGAAACATCCATAGCAAAGAGTTCGTAGGAGCGGTTTTTGTTTTCCGGCTTTAGGCTCTGATTAGCCATTTCCATTGCGGTAAGCAGCAAAATTCCGCTACCCATTTTACCGGCTGCACCCAGCACGGTAACGTGTTTAAGTTGGTCGTCGTAATTCATAGGTTATTGGGCGTTTGAAGTTATACTACCAAGTTGGCTTGCGCTTCTCGAGGAATGCGCGCATTCCTACCTCCCCCTCATTTTTGAAGAGTGAACCAAACCTTTGGGCCTCCTGCTTCGAGGCCGCATCAAAATCCATTGCCAACCCGAGGTTTACAACCTCCTTCACCAGTTTAGTGGCAGTTGGGCCTTTGGATAGAATGGTTTTCGCAATCTTTAGGGTTTCTTCCATGAGTAGTTCAGGAGCCACCACTTTTTGTACTAATCCCATACGCAGGGCTTCGTCTGCAGAAATCATAGTGGCAGTCATCATTAAGTAAAGGGCGTTGCCCTTTCCAATGAGGCGCGACATCCGCTGAGTTCCAGCATAGCCGGGAATAATCCCAAGATTCACTTCGGGTTGTCCAAAGGTGGCTAGGGTACTGGCTATTCGAAAATCACAGGCCATAGCCAATTCGCATCCACCACCAAGCGCATAGCCATTTACTGCAGCAATCACAGGAATGGATAGCTGTTCAATCTTGCGAAATACAGCCTGACCAGCTAGTGAAAAGGCTTCCCCTTCGGCTTGGCTCTTATCTACCATTTCCGAAATATCGGCACCGGCAACAAATGCCTTGCCCTCACCAGTTATCACCATAATCTTCACCTCTTGAGGTAAATGCGAAAGCAGATGATCCATCTCCGTAAAGAACAGAGAATTAAGAGCATTTAGTGCCTGTGGTCGACTAATAGTCAACACCATAACCCCATCTGTAACCGAGGGATGCAAGATTTGGTATTCCATAAACGGCTTCATTTATTAAGTAGTAAACTTACCATTTTTTTTCCCACACTCCAAAAAACATGAAACATGAAAGAGTATCTTCTAAAAATGGTTTCATATTTTCATATTGGCTGAGTTGTTCTATTAAAGTTAAAGCTTAACTTTGTGTTTTGTGCATCGAATGGAAGTAAACCACCCTAAGGTTTGCAAAACCTTGGCTGTGTTATGGAAGTTCCGTTATCAATGGCTCAAAAAAAGAAGGTATAGAATCGGGTAAGCATTTATCGTCAAAACCCTACGAACCCAGAGTTATCATCGATTTATTACTGACACAAGAAAGACCAATCAACATAAGTAAACCGTAGTTTAAAAGTTATGGATAAAAACGAAATTAGAGAGACAATTGCTCGAAGAGCTGCCCTCGAACTTAAGGATGGAGACGTTGTAAACCTTGGTATTGGCTTACCTACGGCGATTCCCGAATACGTAAACAAAGGGGTAAAAGTGATTATCCAATCGGAAAACGGTTTGCTTGGAATGGGTCCAACCCCTGAAGTTGGCAAAGAAAACAAGCATTTTGTAAATGCTGGTGGATCATTTATCACCGCACTTCCGGGAGCTTCGAGTTTCGATAGCGCCACCTCATTCGCCATTATCCGCGGTGGACACGTGAACGTCACCTTTCTTGGAGCCCTTCAGGCCGATGAAAAGGGGAACTTGGCCAACTGGATGATCCCGGGAAAGAAAACCCCTGGCATGGGTGGTGCCATGGACCTAGTGATGGGGGCCCGCAGGGTAATCCTCACCATGGAGCACACCGCAAAGGGTGAACACAAAATCTTATCCCAATGTACGCTGCCCCTTACTGCTGCCGGACAGGTAAACCTCATCATTACCGAGATGGGCGTAATGGAAATTACCACTGAGGGAATTGTTCTCAAAGAAATAAACCCCGAGTTTACCGTGGAGCAGGTTCAAACCGCCACTGGAGCAAAGCTCATTATTCCCACCGACTTAAAACCAATGCAAAAATAGTAGCGCCAT is drawn from Williamwhitmania taraxaci and contains these coding sequences:
- a CDS encoding HipA domain-containing protein; the protein is MSKCLYCYQPLIGAEVDYHSTCSKKIFNQPAPPHLPYSEAQMESLAAQVIRNQMTVTGVQPKLSLTIASGESRVDPKRFTIVGLWGDYILKPPSLHYPQLPEVEDLTMHLASIAKIKVVPHCLIRLQTGSLAYITKRIDRRKRTKLHMEDMCQLTERLTEDKYHGSYEQIAKAILKYSANPGLDVVNFFEQVLFSFLTGNADMHLKNFSLINQPNMGYMLAPAYDMVATVLVNPADDEEMALTLNGKKKKIKRSDFTVAFNSLKLDPKQQANIFLKMEKAKTQWMNFIDISFISNDFKLAYKSLINDRFSKLSQNK
- a CDS encoding enoyl-CoA hydratase-related protein encodes the protein MEYQILHPSVTDGVMVLTISRPQALNALNSLFFTEMDHLLSHLPQEVKIMVITGEGKAFVAGADISEMVDKSQAEGEAFSLAGQAVFRKIEQLSIPVIAAVNGYALGGGCELAMACDFRIASTLATFGQPEVNLGIIPGYAGTQRMSRLIGKGNALYLMMTATMISADEALRMGLVQKVVAPELLMEETLKIAKTILSKGPTATKLVKEVVNLGLAMDFDAASKQEAQRFGSLFKNEGEVGMRAFLEKRKPTW
- a CDS encoding 3-hydroxyacyl-CoA dehydrogenase family protein is translated as MNYDDQLKHVTVLGAAGKMGSGILLLTAMEMANQSLKPENKNRSYELFAMDVSQEGLDGLMEYLRVQVQKTAEKKVEALKAAYAGKNGLTEDADFINQYVTDVLAIIKPSTNLEVAYNSTLIFEVIKEDPALKVKIFKQIDENSSNKPWFFTNTSSIPINKLDIDANLGGRILGVHFYNPPAIQKLVEVIRSKQTPQEIVDFSSIFIKNLKKIGVSSNDFAGFIGNGHFMRDAIHGISEAFLLGQEMPLVEAIYTINRIGQDFLIRPMGIFQLIDYVGIDVCSYILSVMQPYFPQEDLRSPYFDMLIAQGIRGGQQSSGAQKDGIFKYEKGKMVGIWDTNLKEYVAIESFQTRCDERLGDLPTTHQPWKVVNFSPEKEALLVAYFNELRTIDTTGAQLAKYYLQRCVEIGKELVANGVANNEQDVNTVMLTGFYHAYGPINSYL
- a CDS encoding 3-oxoacid CoA-transferase subunit B; the encoded protein is MDKNEIRETIARRAALELKDGDVVNLGIGLPTAIPEYVNKGVKVIIQSENGLLGMGPTPEVGKENKHFVNAGGSFITALPGASSFDSATSFAIIRGGHVNVTFLGALQADEKGNLANWMIPGKKTPGMGGAMDLVMGARRVILTMEHTAKGEHKILSQCTLPLTAAGQVNLIITEMGVMEITTEGIVLKEINPEFTVEQVQTATGAKLIIPTDLKPMQK
- a CDS encoding helix-turn-helix transcriptional regulator; this translates as MCINEFVKEKRRQAGLTQQELAEKAGVGLRFVRELEQGKVTLRLDKVNQVLQLFGFQVGALPSPRNI
- a CDS encoding HipA N-terminal domain-containing protein, which codes for MRKAEVRIGHTTAGWLTQNEDGYHFAYDADYMKSPNAEAISLTLPLKNTPFVSNVLFPFFDGLIPEGWLLDIAEKSWKLNSRDRMGLLMTCCHDCIGAVSVFPVNGEDEQ